The following proteins are co-located in the Rhodococcus opacus B4 genome:
- a CDS encoding carboxyl transferase domain-containing protein yields the protein MARLTAPELLDLVVDAGTWESWDTAPIPVAADSEYADELLRAQEKTGLDEAVLTGLATIRGRRTAILVCEFGFLGGSIGVAAGERLVAAIRRATHERLPLLALPTSGGTRMQEGTTAFLQMVKITAAVIKHKEAHLPYLVYLRSPTTGGVFASWGSLGHVTIAEPGALVGFLGPRVYEALYDAPFPSGVQTAENLHAHGLIDAVRPPDQLAEIVDRALRIITSSRGGRPAPAEPAVRESLRDVPAWESVLASRREDRPGVRDVMFHSASDVLPLNGTGQGEIDPGLILALVRFGDMPCVLLGQDRRGQTTRSPLGPAALREARRGMRLAAELNLPLVTVIDTAGAALSKEAEEGGLAGEIARCIADMVSLDVPTISLLLGQGTGGGALALIPADRVLAAEHGWLSPLPPEGASAILHHDIEHAPDMAARQGIRSSDLLMSGIVDEVIPEFPDAAEESTAFCTRVGAVLHRELALLDAADTTQRLSERAARFDRIGLLQPAPA from the coding sequence ATGGCCCGCCTGACCGCTCCCGAACTGCTCGACCTCGTGGTCGACGCCGGCACCTGGGAGTCCTGGGACACCGCGCCGATACCGGTCGCGGCGGACTCCGAGTACGCGGACGAGCTTCTCCGCGCGCAGGAGAAGACCGGCCTCGACGAGGCGGTGCTGACCGGCCTCGCCACCATCCGCGGCCGCCGAACCGCAATCCTCGTCTGCGAGTTCGGCTTTCTCGGCGGCTCCATCGGCGTGGCGGCGGGGGAGCGTCTGGTCGCCGCGATCCGCCGCGCCACCCACGAGCGGCTTCCGCTGCTGGCCCTCCCCACATCGGGCGGGACACGCATGCAGGAAGGGACGACCGCGTTCCTGCAGATGGTCAAGATCACGGCGGCGGTGATCAAGCACAAGGAGGCGCACCTGCCGTATCTCGTCTACCTCCGGAGCCCCACTACCGGCGGGGTGTTCGCGTCCTGGGGATCACTGGGCCACGTCACCATCGCGGAACCGGGAGCGCTCGTCGGGTTCCTCGGGCCGCGCGTGTACGAGGCGCTGTACGACGCGCCGTTCCCCAGCGGTGTCCAGACCGCCGAGAACCTGCACGCGCACGGTCTCATCGACGCGGTGCGACCGCCGGACCAGCTCGCCGAGATCGTCGACCGCGCGCTGCGCATCATCACCTCCAGCCGTGGTGGCCGGCCGGCGCCCGCCGAACCCGCCGTGCGCGAGAGTCTGCGGGACGTTCCCGCGTGGGAGTCGGTGCTCGCATCGCGACGCGAGGACCGGCCCGGAGTGCGCGACGTGATGTTCCATTCCGCCTCGGATGTCCTTCCGCTCAACGGAACCGGTCAGGGGGAGATCGACCCGGGTCTGATCCTCGCCCTCGTCCGGTTCGGTGACATGCCCTGCGTCCTGCTCGGGCAGGACCGTCGCGGGCAGACCACGCGGTCGCCGCTCGGCCCGGCCGCCCTGCGGGAAGCACGCAGGGGAATGCGGCTGGCGGCGGAACTGAACCTGCCGCTGGTGACCGTCATCGACACCGCGGGAGCGGCATTGTCGAAGGAGGCCGAGGAGGGCGGGCTCGCAGGCGAGATCGCGCGCTGCATCGCCGACATGGTGTCGCTCGACGTTCCCACGATCTCGCTTCTACTCGGGCAGGGCACCGGCGGCGGCGCGCTCGCGCTGATTCCGGCCGACCGGGTGCTCGCGGCCGAACACGGCTGGCTGTCGCCCCTCCCGCCCGAGGGCGCGAGCGCGATCCTGCACCACGACATCGAGCACGCGCCGGACATGGCCGCCAGGCAGGGGATCCGGTCTTCCGATCTCCTCATGAGCGGCATCGTGGACGAGGTGATCCCCGAATTCCCGGACGCAGCGGAGGAATCCACGGCATTCTGTACCCGGGTCGGTGCGGTGCTCCACCGCGAGCTGGCGCTCCTCGATGCGGCGGACACCACCCAGCGACTCTCCGAACGTGCGGCGCGATTCGACCGGATCGGTCTCTTGCAACCCGCACCTGCATGA
- a CDS encoding SLC13 family permease, translating to MSTELIPIIALAVMFLAATVLPVNMGALGFVAAFFVGTLSLHMSSDDIIAGFPSSLFLTLVGITYLFAIAQNNGTVDLMVRGAVRLVRGRVALIPWVMFGITAVLTAIGALGPAAVAIVAPIALGFAARYKINALLMGMMVVHGAQAGGFSPISIYGVTVNDIASKAGLTNSPLTLFLGSLLFNAAIGVLLFVFLGGRDLIGRSVHDDGPEETAEAGGGASGGGVPATGGAPGSGGATATKVRPTQTVPDAPARSGVTFDQALTLVGLAALAVFSLILDLDVGFISMTVAVVLALASPKAQKGAIAQISWSTVLLIGGVLTFVGVLQEAGTVEYVGNAVASLGMPLLVALLLCYIGAIVSAFASSTAILGATIPLAVPFLLAGEVGAVGVIVALAISSTIVDVSPFSTNGALVLANAQNVDRDRFYKQILKYSALVVAIGPLAAWAILVVPGWL from the coding sequence ATGTCGACCGAGTTGATTCCCATAATCGCGCTTGCCGTCATGTTCCTGGCGGCGACCGTGCTGCCCGTGAACATGGGCGCCCTCGGCTTCGTTGCCGCCTTCTTCGTCGGAACCCTGTCGCTGCACATGAGCAGCGACGACATCATCGCCGGATTCCCCAGCAGCCTGTTCCTGACGCTGGTCGGCATCACCTACCTCTTCGCGATCGCCCAGAACAACGGCACCGTCGACCTCATGGTCCGCGGGGCGGTCCGGCTGGTCCGCGGTCGTGTCGCGCTGATCCCCTGGGTGATGTTCGGGATCACCGCGGTGCTCACCGCGATCGGTGCGCTCGGTCCCGCCGCGGTGGCGATTGTCGCGCCGATCGCTCTCGGCTTCGCCGCGCGCTACAAGATCAACGCTCTCCTGATGGGCATGATGGTCGTGCACGGGGCCCAGGCCGGCGGATTCTCGCCGATCAGCATCTACGGCGTCACGGTCAACGACATCGCGTCCAAGGCGGGATTGACCAACAGCCCGCTCACCCTCTTCCTCGGAAGCCTCCTGTTCAACGCCGCGATCGGGGTGCTCCTTTTCGTCTTCCTCGGCGGACGGGACCTCATCGGGCGCAGCGTGCACGACGACGGCCCCGAGGAAACTGCAGAAGCCGGTGGCGGCGCGTCGGGTGGAGGAGTGCCCGCAACCGGAGGCGCGCCGGGTTCGGGAGGCGCCACCGCGACCAAGGTGCGCCCGACGCAGACCGTCCCGGACGCACCGGCGCGATCCGGTGTCACGTTCGACCAGGCCCTCACTCTCGTCGGCCTCGCGGCGCTCGCCGTGTTCTCGCTGATCCTCGACCTGGACGTCGGATTCATCTCGATGACGGTGGCGGTCGTCCTGGCGCTCGCCTCGCCGAAGGCGCAGAAGGGCGCGATCGCGCAGATCAGCTGGTCGACGGTTCTGCTCATCGGCGGCGTCCTCACGTTCGTCGGAGTGCTGCAGGAGGCGGGCACCGTCGAGTACGTCGGCAACGCGGTGGCAAGCCTGGGCATGCCTCTCCTCGTCGCCCTGCTCCTCTGCTACATCGGGGCCATCGTGTCCGCCTTCGCCTCGTCGACGGCGATCCTCGGAGCGACGATTCCGCTCGCGGTGCCGTTCCTGCTCGCCGGTGAGGTGGGGGCGGTGGGCGTCATCGTCGCCCTCGCCATCTCCTCGACCATCGTGGACGTCAGCCCGTTCTCGACGAACGGAGCGCTGGTCCTCGCGAACGCCCAGAACGTCGATCGAGACCGCTTCTACAAGCAGATCCTGAAGTACAGCGCCCTCGTCGTGGCCATCGGGCCACTCGCGGCCTGGGCGATTCTCGTGGTGCCCGGCTGGCTCTGA
- a CDS encoding FadR/GntR family transcriptional regulator produces the protein MAEQLRPVARPRLYEVIVEQLCAHIADHGMTPGDRLPAERELAAQLGVSRASLSQALVALEVQGVVSVRHGDGAVLVRQPIEERAVKALREHADRLPEVIEAREALEVKLAGLAAERRTDAEMAAIDSALATMESEIAAGDRGVVGDEQFHEAITVAAHSSLLAKLMHEISGLIRETRIESLSQAERPRASLEGHRRIATAIRDQDSAGASRAMADHIRMVSDVALLREGG, from the coding sequence GTGGCTGAGCAACTGCGTCCGGTAGCGCGACCGCGGCTGTACGAGGTAATCGTCGAGCAGCTGTGCGCCCATATCGCCGACCACGGGATGACGCCGGGAGACCGCCTCCCCGCCGAGCGCGAACTCGCAGCTCAGCTCGGTGTGAGCCGCGCGTCCCTGAGTCAGGCGCTCGTCGCCCTCGAGGTGCAGGGCGTGGTGTCGGTGCGGCACGGTGACGGCGCCGTACTCGTCCGGCAACCCATCGAGGAACGCGCGGTCAAGGCGCTGCGGGAACACGCCGACCGGCTCCCCGAGGTCATCGAGGCCCGCGAGGCACTCGAGGTCAAACTCGCCGGGCTCGCCGCCGAGCGCCGCACCGACGCGGAGATGGCGGCCATCGATTCCGCGCTGGCGACGATGGAGTCCGAGATCGCCGCGGGTGATCGCGGCGTCGTCGGCGACGAGCAGTTCCACGAGGCCATCACCGTCGCCGCGCACTCGTCGCTGCTGGCCAAGCTGATGCACGAGATCTCGGGGCTGATCCGGGAGACTCGCATCGAGTCGCTCTCTCAAGCCGAACGCCCGCGGGCCTCGCTCGAAGGGCACCGGCGCATTGCGACGGCGATTCGAGACCAGGACTCCGCGGGCGCTTCCCGGGCGATGGCCGACCACATCCGGATGGTGTCCGACGTCGCGCTGCTGCGCGAGGGCGGGTAA
- a CDS encoding CaiB/BaiF CoA transferase family protein, which produces MNTTQAGPAPLAGVRVLDLSKILAGPYATMSLADLGADVTKVEHPDGGDPTRSWGPPFVGPDATYYLAINRGKKSVTVDLKSEEGRDVIHRILEETDVVVENFKPGSGLQRIFDYRTLSERYPHLVVLHISAFGEQGPLRDEPGYDMIAQAAGGLMSLTGEPGGAPMKAGFAMGDLGAALFGLIGVLAALVERSRTGRGQYVTTSLFECQLALHVNWATNYFATGERPGALGSGHPNLAPYQAFPASDGYFVVAVGNDTQWGSLCAAIAREHLATDPRFVRNRDRVANRGDLERELSAAFASGTVEQWCDTLTAHAVPVSPIRHLDEIYADPHTAALGMIGTVDHPTLGSLQQIAFPVSFAGERPHLTSAPPVLGADTDAVLGAHRPQSVVGG; this is translated from the coding sequence GTGAACACCACCCAAGCCGGACCGGCGCCCCTCGCGGGTGTCCGGGTGCTGGACCTGTCCAAGATCCTCGCCGGACCGTACGCCACCATGTCGCTCGCGGATCTCGGCGCCGACGTCACCAAGGTCGAGCACCCCGACGGCGGCGACCCGACCCGGTCGTGGGGTCCGCCGTTCGTCGGCCCCGACGCCACGTACTACCTCGCGATCAACCGGGGCAAGAAGTCGGTGACGGTCGACCTCAAATCGGAAGAGGGACGAGACGTCATCCACCGGATTCTGGAGGAGACCGACGTCGTCGTCGAGAACTTCAAGCCCGGCAGTGGATTACAGCGGATCTTCGACTACCGGACGCTGTCCGAGCGGTACCCGCATCTGGTCGTGCTGCACATCTCCGCGTTCGGGGAGCAGGGTCCGCTGCGCGACGAACCGGGCTACGACATGATCGCGCAGGCCGCAGGCGGACTGATGTCACTCACCGGTGAGCCGGGCGGGGCGCCGATGAAGGCCGGATTCGCGATGGGCGACCTGGGGGCCGCGCTGTTCGGACTGATCGGCGTGCTCGCGGCTCTCGTGGAGCGGTCGCGGACCGGCCGGGGGCAGTACGTGACGACGTCCCTGTTCGAATGTCAGCTCGCGCTGCACGTGAACTGGGCGACCAACTACTTCGCGACCGGGGAGCGTCCCGGTGCGCTGGGATCCGGACATCCGAATCTCGCTCCGTATCAAGCGTTTCCCGCGAGCGACGGGTACTTCGTCGTCGCCGTGGGCAACGACACCCAGTGGGGGAGCCTGTGCGCGGCGATCGCGCGGGAACACCTGGCGACCGATCCGCGGTTCGTGCGCAACCGGGACAGGGTGGCGAACCGCGGTGATCTGGAACGAGAACTGTCCGCGGCGTTCGCATCGGGCACCGTCGAGCAGTGGTGCGACACGCTTACCGCGCACGCCGTGCCCGTGTCACCGATCCGGCACCTCGACGAGATCTACGCCGATCCGCACACCGCGGCGCTCGGAATGATCGGCACGGTCGACCACCCGACACTCGGCAGCCTGCAGCAGATCGCGTTCCCGGTCAGCTTCGCCGGCGAACGCCCGCACCTGACGTCCGCGCCACCCGTGCTCGGCGCCGATACCGACGCAGTCCTCGGTGCCCACCGGCCGCAGTCGGTGGTCGGCGGGTAA
- a CDS encoding CaiB/BaiF CoA transferase family protein, whose product MSSKTMERTGPLQGVVVVDLTRALAGPHAAMMLGDLGADVIKVETPHGGDDTRGWGPPFVDPADGERESTYFLSANRNKKSITLDLKADDGRATLEALVRRADVLMENFRTGVLDRLGFTTERLAELNPRLVVLSISGFGHDGPEGGRAGYDQIAQGEAGLMSLTGPNPDDVQRVGVPIADLLAGMYGAFGVVAALQERERTGRGRVVRTSLLASVVGVHAFQGTKWTVAGEVGEAQGNHHPSISPYGLFRTADGAVQISVGSEGLWKRFCAGFHLDPDAPGMATNPERVENHKQVLEMVEDAFGAYTSDELLIELDRIGVPAGRVRTISEVYEWEQTRSQGLLVDVDHRTLGNITLPGPPLRFFEPDGTEVTETRHTAPPVLGADNDTVMSWLKECI is encoded by the coding sequence ATGTCCTCGAAAACGATGGAGCGAACCGGTCCGCTGCAAGGCGTGGTCGTCGTCGATCTGACCCGCGCACTCGCCGGCCCGCACGCGGCGATGATGCTCGGTGACCTCGGCGCGGACGTCATCAAGGTCGAAACCCCGCACGGCGGCGACGACACCCGCGGGTGGGGCCCGCCCTTCGTGGACCCGGCCGACGGCGAGCGGGAATCCACCTACTTCCTGTCCGCGAACCGGAACAAGAAGTCGATCACCCTCGACCTCAAGGCGGACGACGGACGGGCCACCCTCGAGGCCCTCGTCCGGCGCGCCGACGTCCTCATGGAGAACTTCCGCACCGGTGTCCTCGACCGGCTGGGATTCACCACCGAACGCCTCGCCGAACTGAACCCGCGCCTGGTGGTCCTGTCCATCAGCGGTTTCGGTCACGACGGACCCGAAGGCGGACGCGCCGGCTACGACCAGATCGCGCAGGGCGAGGCCGGGCTGATGTCACTGACCGGACCGAATCCCGACGACGTCCAGCGCGTCGGCGTGCCCATCGCGGATCTGCTCGCCGGCATGTACGGGGCGTTCGGTGTCGTCGCCGCGCTGCAGGAACGCGAACGCACCGGACGGGGCCGCGTCGTGCGAACGTCGTTGCTGGCCAGCGTCGTCGGCGTGCACGCCTTCCAGGGGACGAAGTGGACCGTCGCCGGCGAGGTCGGCGAGGCGCAGGGCAACCACCATCCGTCGATCTCGCCGTACGGGTTGTTCCGCACCGCCGACGGCGCCGTGCAGATCTCGGTCGGCAGTGAGGGACTGTGGAAGCGATTCTGCGCGGGCTTCCACCTCGACCCCGACGCCCCCGGCATGGCCACCAATCCCGAACGCGTCGAGAACCACAAGCAGGTCCTGGAAATGGTCGAGGACGCGTTCGGCGCATACACGAGCGACGAACTCCTCATCGAACTCGACCGGATCGGGGTGCCTGCCGGACGCGTCCGGACCATCTCCGAGGTCTACGAATGGGAGCAGACCAGGTCTCAGGGACTGCTCGTCGACGTCGACCACCGCACGCTCGGCAACATCACGCTGCCCGGCCCGCCGCTGCGGTTCTTCGAGCCGGACGGCACCGAGGTCACCGAGACCCGGCACACCGCACCGCCGGTCCTCGGCGCGGACAACGACACCGTGATGTCGTGGCTGAAGGAGTGCATCTGA